A segment of the Yersinia rochesterensis genome:
ACAGTCGAAAACGTCGACCTGAAAACCATTGGTATTTTTTCCTTAGTCGGCCAAGCTTACGTTTTTAAGTTCCTTTGGTCCCCATTAATGGACCGCTATACCCCTTCCTTTTTGGGGCGTCGCCGAGGTTGGTTGATAATCAGCCAATTGCTATTAATCATCGCCATTATCGCCATGGGCTTTATGGAGCCGGCTAAACATTTATGGTGGCTGGCCGCTATTGCTGTGCTGGTTGCATTCTGTTCTGCATCGCAAGATATTGTTTTTGATGCCTACAAAACCGACTTACTCACGGCAGAAGAGCGCGGCACCGGTGCCGCAGTTTCCGTGCTGGGTTATCGCCTTGCCATGTTGGTATCTGGCGGGCTGGCGCTGTGGATAGCGGATCGCTATCTCGGTTGGCAATCCACTTACTGGCTGATGGCAGGGTTGATGCTCATTGGGGTATTTACCACCTTATTAGCCCCTGAACCCGACATTCGAATTGCTCCGCCGAAAACACTGGAACAGGCAATCGTCGAACCATTGCGCGATTTCTTTGGTCGCAACAATGCATGGCTAATTCTGCTGCTAATCGTGCTGTACAAAATGGGCGATGCCTTTGCCGCCAGCTTGAGCACCACTTTCTTGATTCGTGGAGTGGGATTTGATGCAGGTGAAGTCGGACTGGTCAATAAAACCCTAGGATTAATCGCCACAATTATTGGTGCACTGTATGGCGGCCTGCTGATGCAGCGCCTGAGTTTATTCAGGGCATTGATGATATTCGGCATTTTACAAGCCGTATCCAACATTGGCTATTGGCTATTATCCATTACAGACAAAAATATACTCTCCATGGGTAGCGCCATTTTCCTGGAAAATCTGTGTGGTGGGATGGGGACGGCGGCGTTTGTTGCTCTGCTGATGACGCTGTGTAATAAATCTTTCTCCGCGACACAATTTGCTTTGTTATCAGCATTATCCGCAGTGGGCCGTGTATATGTTGGCCCAATCGCCGGATGGTTTGTTGAAACACATGGCTGGCCTCTCTTCTATTTATTCTCCATTGCTGCGGCCATTCCTGGCCTGATATTGCTTTATATCTGCCGCAAGACGTTGGAGCATACGCAGAAAACAGATGAATTTATGCCGCGAACGGCGTTTAAAACGGCTTATCGCTGGGCATTACGCTTTTTGACAATTGGTTGCGTATTACTCGCTGCATGGTTGATTTTACTGATAAGTAATGCGCTAGATTGGACCGCAGCTACCCAAGTGGCTGACATGTTGCTGTTACGGGGTATTCAGCTCAGCGTGCTCGGTATGGTTCTCGGTGGGGTATTAGATTATCTCGCACTCAGGCGCGAAAAGTTAGCTTAATAAACCGCATTAAATGACAAAAGCCGGTATTTATACCGGCTTTTTTTATGGTTACAAAATAAGCTATCCGAATACTCCCCATCTGATTTGTTGAGATTAATCACAAATCCAAGCAACAATTGCAAAATATTATTCACAAAAAGAGATCTGCGTCACTTTCAACTATTTATCCTTTCGTGCTCTGAGTCTATGATGAGCGCACTTTTTGTTAGGGATTGTGTCCTTTTATTTCTCCTGACATCTTTCAACCACACAGAGGCATTTATGCGTAAAATTCTTATCGGTGCTGCGGCGCTGGCTGCGATCACCTTGGCTCCGGCTGTGCAAGCTGAATACCAATGGGGATTTGCTAATATCAGCATGAACTACTTAGACTGGACGCGCAGTACGACGCATAAATCAGGTAATTCTTCGCATAAAGATGACTTCGCATATATTGAGTTGGAAGGTGGGGCAGGTTATAGCTGGGGCGAAGTTTACGGCTTCTTTGACTTAGAAAACCCGTTCAATTCAAAAACGGCACAACCTGGTGATAACCAACGTTATACTTTCAAAACAACCGGGCGTTACTACTTAGGCGATACCGGTTTCAACCTGTATGGCCACCTTTACGGAACTTACTCACTGCCAAGTGCAGAAGGTAATAATTACAGTAACTTCCATGAAGTGAATACTTTGTACGGCATCGGCTATAACGCAACGGTTGCTGGCGTGTGGATGAAACCCTTCGTTGCACTGCATTATGTTGATCAAACCTATTACTCAGGCAATAACGGTTATGTTGTCGGTTGGGTTGCAGGTTATGACTTTACTGCATTCGATGAGAACTTCAGCATCACCAACTGGAATGAATTGGAGTTCAACCGCGCTGAGCGCTACGCCGCAGGTAACGGTGGCCGTGACGGGGTGAACGGAGCCATTGCGCTTTGGTGGACACCAATTAAGCAATTCACTACTGGTATTCAGTACCGTTATGCTTATAACAAATTAGGCGAAGATTTTTTACAAGATGGTATCGTTTATTCCATTAAATATAACTTCTAACTAAATGATTCCGGAGCAGCTATTTATAGCGCTCCGGAATATATTTAAATTTACCATTGCATCACATATTATTTACATAAAATAAGCTTACGAAATAATTAAAAATCAGTATTTACCACGAATAAAACGCCAATTACCGTTGTTTTTCCTTAACATCCTCAGTTTCACTCCCAAGCACTTTCGCCAACATATTGTTGCCATTAGTAAATTATCACGCTGCACAACATCTGTGACCCCCTTAACATAAAGTGTCAACAAGCCGCTGACACAATCTGATGTATGTTTACAGTCCTGCAACCTTCCCGTAAAATGCCCGCACACATGAAACGACAATAGAGCCCTTTTGTAATTGAGGTCGTTAGATGAGACTTAAGAAATACATTAAAAATATGGGTATGTTGTCTTTATTAGCAGCCACGGTAATGCTCAGTGGTTGCGATATGGTATTGATGAACCCCAAAGGCGCAATCGGAGTCGAGCAAAAAACACTGATACTCACTGCTATCGGTTTAATGTTGATCGTCGTAGTTCCGGTTATTTTTATGGCGTTTGCTTTTGCATGGAAGTACCGCGCGTCCAACAAAAGTGCGACCTACACCCCAAACTGGTCCCATTCCAACAAAATTGAGCTTGTTGTTTGGGCTGTTCCAATCATTATCATTGCTATTTTAGCCACGATAACTTGGAAAACCTCCCACGAACTTGACCCGTTCAAACCGCTCGAAGTGGCTGGTAAAGAACCGATCACTATTGAAGTGGTTTCCCTTGACTGGAAATGGCTGTTTATCTATCCAGAACAAGGTATTGCTACAGTAAATGAACTGGCTTTCCCTACTGACGTTCCGGTGAATTTTAAAATCACCTCCAACTCAGTAATGAACTCGTTCTTTATCCCTCAGTTAGGCGGGCAGATTTATGCGATGGCTGGGATGCAAACCAAATTGCATCTGATTGCTAACGAAGCCGGTAAATACAATGGTATTTCCAGCAGCTTCAGTGGCAAAGGCTTCTCTGGTATGAAATTCACTGCGATCGCAACACCTACGCAGGAAGACTTTAACCAGTGGGTCGCACAGGTGAAAAAATCGCCGAACACCCTGAATACCACTGACGATTTCAATAAACTGGCTGAACCGAGCGAAAATAACCCGGTTGAGTATTTCTCCAGTGTTAAACCGGAGCTGTTTAAGGGAATTATTGGCAAATTTATGGGCGATATGAACATGCACAAGAAAGGCGATGATACCCATAAAGGTATGGATATGAGCCAGGGCATGGATATGGGCGAACACGCCGCTCACGCCGGAGCCGAGGAATAAAACGATGTTGGGAAAATTAACACTTGATGCGGTTCCGCTACACGAACCAATCATTATGGTTACCGTTGCTGCAATTGTTCTGGGTGGGCTGGCTCTTGTCGCTGCCCTGACCTATTTCGGCAAATGGAAATGGTTATGGAGCGAATGGCTGACTTCGGTTGACCATAAAAAGATCGGTATCATGTACATTCTGGTCGCCATGGTCATGCTTTTGCGTGGTTTTGCCGACGCCATCATGATGCGTAGCCAGCAAGCACTTGCTTCCGCTGGCGAGGCCGGGTTCCTGCCGCCTCATCACTATGACCAGATTTTCACCGCTCACGGCGTTATCATGATTTTCTTCATGGCGATGCCTTTTGTGGTGGGTTTGATGAACGTGGTCGTACCGCTACAAATCGGTGCTCGTGACGTTGCCTTCCCGTTCCTGAACTCCCTGAGTTTCTGGTTCTTTGTCGTCGGGGTGGTGTTAATCAACATCTCTCTGGGGGTCGGTGAATTCGCGCAAACCGGTTGGTTGGCCTATCCGCCACTGTCAGGTAAAGAGTACAACCCAGGTGTCGGGGTCGATTACTGGATCTGGAGTCTACAGATTTCTGGTTTAGGGACTTTGCTGACCGGTGTTAACTTCTTCGCCACTATTTTGAAAATGCGTGCGCCTGGCATGTCGATGATGAAGATGCCTGTCTTCACATGGGCGGCACTTTGCACCAACATTTTAATTATCGTTTCTTTCCCGATCCTGACTGTGACCGTCGCGTTGCTGACTCTGGACCGCTACCTTGGCACCCATTTCTTTACCAATGATATGGGTGGCAACATGATGATGTACATCAACCTGATTTGGGCCTGGGGCCATCCGGAAGTGTACATTCTGGTTCTGCCGGTATTTGGGGTATTCTCCGAAGTTACCGCGACTTTCTCCAGAAAGCGTCTGTTTGGTTACACCTCTTTAGTGTGGGCAACCATCGCGATTACCGTACTGTCGTTTATTGTTTGGCTGCACCACTTCTTCACCATGGGGTCAGGTGCCAACGTTAACGCCTTCTTCGGTATAGCGACCATGATTATTTCCATCCCAACTGGGGTGAAAATCTTCAACTGGCTGTTCACCATGTACCAAGGCCGTATTCAGCTTAACTCCGCGATGTTGTGGACTATTGGCTTCATCGTCACCTTCTCTATTGGTGGGATGACCGGCGTTCTGTTAGCTGTACCGGGCGCAAACTTTGTACTGCATAACAGCTTGTTCCTGATTGCCCACTTCCATAACGTGATTATCGGTGGTGTGGTGTTCGGTTGCTTCGCTGGCCTGACCTATTGGTGGCCTAAATCCTTCGGCTTCACGCTGAATGAGAAATGGGGTATCCGTGCATTCTGGTTCTGGATTATCGGCTTCTTCGTTGCCTTTATGCCACTGTATGTACTGGGCTTTATGGGCATGACCCGTCGTCTGAGCCAGGACATCAACCCAGAATTCCACGCGATGTTAATGGTGGCAGCTGGCGGTGCAGTGCTGATTGCTTGCGGTATCTTGTGCCAGGTTATCCAGGTGTTCGTCAGTATCCGTGACCGCGAGCAGAATCGTGACCTGACCGGTGACCCATGGGGTGGCCGTACGCTGGAGTGGTCTACCTCTTCCCCACCGCCGTTCTATAACTTCGCTGTTGTTCCTGAAGTGACAGACCGTGACGAATTCTGGGATATGAAAGAGAAAGGCGAAGCATACAAACGCCCAGCGAAATATGAAGAAATCCACATGCCGAAGAACACCGGTGCAGGTGTGATTATTGCTGGCTTCAGCTTGATCTTCGGCTTTGCCATGATCTGGTACATCTGGTGGCTGGCCATCGTTGGCTTCGTCGGCATGATTGTGACCTGGATTGTGAAAAGCTTCGACGAGGATGTTGATTACTATGTGCCAGTTGCAGAAGTGGAGCGCATTGAAGATCTTCATCATGAACAAATCAGCAAAGCAGGCGTGAATCATGTCAACTGAAACTCTGACTAACCATAACGTCGCCCATGCAGAGCATGGGCATCACGATGCAGGAGCGACGAAAGTATTCGGCTTCTGGATCTACTTGATGAGCGACTGTATTTTGTTTGCGACCTTGTTTGCAACTTATGCAGTGCTGGTAAACGGGACCGCTGGCGGTCCTTCAGGCCGGGATATCTTCGACTTGAACTTTGTTCTGGTCGAAACTTTCCTGTTGCTGTTTAGTAGTATTACTTACGGCATCGCGATGCTGGGCATGAACAAAGGCCACAAAAACCAGGTTAATACCTGGTTAGGTCTAACTTTCCTGTTCGGCCTGGGCTTTGTGGCAATGGAAATCTATGAATTCCATCACCTGATTGCTGAAGGTTACGGCCCGGATCGCAGCGCGTTCCTGTCTAGCTTCTTCGCACTGGTTGCCACCCACGGTATTCACGTTACCGCTGGCCTGGTTTGGATCATCATTATGATGATTCAAGTAGCAAAACGCGGCCTGAATGAAACGAACCGTACCCGCCTGATGTGCCTGAGCTTGTTCTGGCACTTCCTGGATGTGGTCTGGATCTGCGTATTCACCGTTGTCTATCTGTTAGGAGCTATGTGATGAGCCATCCAACATCTAGTCATTCAACAACGACTCACGGTGGAGCCAGCCACGGTAGCTTGAAGTCATATATTATTGGCTTCATTCTGTCGGTCATTCTGACTGTTATTCCATTCGCTATGGTGATGAGCGGTACCGCCTCCCATACGACTATTCTGGCCACAGTGGTCGGTTTAGCCGTGGTGCAGATTATCGTGCACCTGGTGTACTTCCTACATATGAATGGATCGTCCGAGGAACGTTGGAATCTGGTGGCTTTCCTGTTCACCGCTATGATTATCGCAATCGTTGTTGTGGGCTCACTCTGGATTATGTACAACCTCAACATCAATATGATGGTTGACTGAAGAGCTGCATGTGATGATTAAGCAATACCTGCAAGTAACTAAACCAGGAATTATTTTCGGCAATTTAATTTCTGTCGTTGGGGGATTTCTCCTCGCTTCCAAAGGCGTGATTGATTACCCCCTTTTTCTCGCCACCCTGTTCGGTGTCTCGTTAGTTGTTGCCTCCGGGTGCGTTTTTAACAACTATATCGACCGTGATATCGACCGCATCATGGAGAGAACGAAGAATCGTGTCCTGGTAAAAGGGCTTATCGATCCGAAAGTGAGCCTGATTTATGCAACAGTGCTGGGTATTGCTGGCATGCTGCTGCTCTATGTTGCCGCTAACCCATTAGCCATGTGGCTGGCTGTGATTGGTTTCGTGATTTATGTCGGGGTTTATAGCCTCTATATGAAACGCAAATCCGTCTACGGCACATTGATTGGCAGCTTGTCAGGTGCCGCCCCACCGGTGATTGGTTACTGTGCCGTTACTGGGCAGTTTGATATGGGTGCCTTGATCCTGCTGCTTATTTTCAGCTTGTGGCAAATGCCGCATTCCTACGCCATCGCTATTTTCCGCTTTAAGGATTATCAAGCTGCCAACATTCCGGTTCTGCCGGTGATAAAAGGAATATCGGTCACCAAAAACCATATTACCCTTTATATTTTGGCATTTATGGTCGCCACCTTGATGCTGACCTTAAGTGGTTATGCCGGTTACAAATACTTGGTTGTAGCTGCTGCGGTGAGTGTCTGGTGGTTGGGGATGGCATTACGCGGTTACAAGGCAACCAATGACATCGTATGGGCGAGAAAACTCTTTGTATTCTCTATCATTGCCATTACGTCATTGAGCGTCATGATGTCTGTTGATTTCAATGTCCCTACATCGGCTGGGTTACTGACTTACGTCGGATAACTTCAACCCTGTTGATCTGAAAGTGGCTGTTACCTACAGCCACTTTTTATTTCTGCTTTGCCCTCCCCTGCTGTTAACTAAAAACTCGCCTGTAATACATTCTAAACATCAATAGATTTACTGGCTGTGCCCAACATCATTACAATGGGAGAGAATGTTTTTTTGAGGTGGTAATGAACGACAATAAAATGACCCCACTGGAGCTTCGGGCGACCTGGGGGCTGGGTACAGTATTCTCTTTGCGCATGCTCGGCATGTTTATGGTTTTGCCGGTTCTCACCACCTACGGCATGGCGCTTTCCGGTGCCAGTGAAGCACTGATTGGTATCGCTATTGGCATCTATGGACTGTCTCAGGCCATTTTCCAGATCCCATTCGGGCTAGTTTCTGATCGCATCGGCCGTAAGCCGTTAATCGTCGGCGGCCTGTTGATTTTTGCTCTGGGAAGTGTCATTGCGGCCATGAGTGATTCAATCTGGGGCATCATTCTGGGCCGTGCGCTGCAAGGCTCCGGAGCGATCGCCGCCGCCGTCATGGCGCTGTTATCAGATTTGACTCGTGAACAAAACCGCACTAAAGCGATGGCATTTATTGGTGTCAGCTTTGGCGTCACTTTTGCCATCGCCATGGTGCTCGGGCCAATTGTCACCCATGCTTTTGGCTTGCAAGCCCTGTTTTGGAGCATCGCCCTACTCGCGCTATTGGGCATTGTTATAACCTTAGCCGTGGTGCCGGATGCCGATAGCCATGTGCTGAATCGCGAATCCAGTATCGTCAAGGGCAGTGTGAGCAAAGTGCTCAACAATAGCCGGCTACTCAAACTCAATTTTGGCATTATGTGTTTGCACATATTATTGATGTCGAGCTTCGTGGCCTTGCCACAGATGATGGCCAGTGCGGGCTTAGCGCCTGCTCAACACTGGATTGTCTATCTGGTGACCATGTTGGTCTCCTTCGCCGCAGTCGTACCGTTTATTATTTATGCTGAAGTCAAACGCCGCATGAAACAGGTCTTTATGGGCTGTGTCGCAGTACTGTTTGCCGCCGAAGTGGTGCTGTGGTCTGCCGGGCAACAACTGTGGATTATCATTGCTGGCGTGCAACTATTCTTTATTGCTTTCAATGTGATGGAAGCCATATTGCCGTCATTGATCAGTAAAGAATCGCCAGCCGGCTATAAAGGCACTGCAATGGGGATTTACTCCACCAGCCAGTTTATTGGTGTAGCTATCGGCGGCAGTTTAGGTGGCTGGATATTTGGTATGGAAGGGGCAAGTATGGTGTTTGCGGGTGGTGCAGTTGTTGCGCTGGTGTGGTTTGGCGTCAGTGCCACCATGCAAGAGCCACCTTATGTCAGTAGCCTGCGCATTACCTTGTCAGAATTGGCAGTAAAAGATTCAGCCTTGGAAGAGCGGATCAGAGCACAACCCGGTGTCACGGAGGCCGTGGTGGTAAGAGCCGAGCGCAGCGCTTATGTCAAAGTCGATACCAAAAAAACCAATCGCAATCAGCTAGAAGAATTAGTTAACGCGATATAACCCAAATCAGGTACAGAATTTTGTACCTGATTTAGCTAAGTATCAGTCGCGGAAGTTATTGAACTGGAATGGTTGGCCCAAATCAGCACCACGAATCAATGCCATCACACCCTGCAAATCATCACGCGCTTTACCGGTAACCCGAACTTGTTCACCTTGAATCTGTGCCTGAACTTTCAGTTTGCTGTCTTTAATCAGCTTAACCAGCTTCTTAGCCTGAGCACTTTCAATCCCTTGCTTCAATTTGGCATCCACACTGTAGGTTTTGCCACTGCGGTCCATTTCTTCCGGGATTTCCAATGCCGCCCCTTCAATGCCGCGTTTGGTCAATTGAGCACGCAAAATATCCAGCAGCTGCTCAACCTGGAAATCAGATTCACTGGCCACTTTGATACTTTCGTTCTTTTCATTTAACTCAAAACTCGCAGGAACATTACGGAAATCCCAACGGTTTGCCAGATCACGGGTGGCGTTTTCCACTGCGTTGCGCACTTCTTGCATATCAATTTCAGATACGATGTCGAAAGATGGCATATTCCCTCCTCCTGATAAGATGAATGGTAAGCATAATAACCGCTTTATCCCAACAGACAAAGCCAAGTGCAGACAATTGCTCAATTCCTCTACGGTTCTGGGTGAAGCCGGTTTGTAGCTAACTCTTCGTTTTGTGACCCAAAAGTCTATAATCAGAGCATAATACTGAGAAAACACTGTATATCCCCAAGTGACTTCGAGATGCAGGTAGGCGGCAACCGAGTAAATCTCCAAGAGCTTAGATAACTAAGTGACTGGGGTGAGCAAGGGCAGCCAACACCCCTGCATATTGAAGGGCGACGGGTATATTTCCGCCCATACCAAGGAGGTCTCAATGAAAATTACTGTGCTTGGTTGCGGAGCTCTCGGGCAGTTGTGGTTATCAGCGCTATACCAGCAAGGCCACGATGTGCAAGGCTGGCTTCGTGTGCCACAGCCCTACTGTTCAGTTAATGTCATATTGTTAGGTGGCGAAGCATTCAATCAGAACCTCCCCACTAATGATCCTGAGCATCTGTCAAAAAGTGAATTATTATTGGTTTGCTTAAAGGCATGGCAAGTATCCAGTGCCATCACCGGCTTACTGCCCAAACTTAACCCCGAATGTAAGATTTTACTGTTACATAATGGGATGGGCACACAGGAAGAATTACCACGGGATGACCATCTTTTTCTCCATGGTGTGACTACCCATGCTGCGCGCCGGGATGGCAACACCATCGTCCATGTCGCCAGCGGTATTACTCATATAGGCCCAATGTCCCCCATTGCGACCAACATCAGCCAGTTGGCCGACATTTTGCATCAGGCCCTGCCGGACGTAGCCTGGCATGACGACATTTCTGCGGCATGTTGGCAAAAACTGGCGGTAAACTGTGTGATTAATCCGCTTACCGGCCTATATAACTGCCGCAATGGGGATCTGCAACGCTATCCAGAACTGATTGAGAAATTATGTGCTGAGGTCGCCAGTGTGATGGAGATGGAGGGCTACCATACCTCAACCAGCAGCCTGTTAAGCTATGTCAATGATGTTATCCAGAGTACCGCCAATAACATCTCATCACTATTACAGGATTTACGCTGCCAACGGCACACCGAAATAGACTACATCACCGGCTATTTACTGCGGCGCGCGCGCAGTCACGGCATGACCTTGCCGGAGAATGCCCGGTTGTATGACTTAATTAAACGTAAGGAAAATGAGTATGAGCGTATCGGCGCTGGTTTGTCTGGCTCCTGGTAGTGAAGAAACCGAGGCCGTCACCACCATTGATATTCTGGTGCGTGCGGGGATTAACGTCACGACCGCCAGTGTCTCCAGTGACGGCGCACTGGAAATTGTGTGTTCACGCGGCGTCCGGTTACTGGCTGATACTCGCCTGGTGGATGTAGCGGATCAAAAGTTTGATGTGGTAGTGCTTCCCGGCGGGATTAAGGGCGCAGAATGCTTTCGCGACAGCCCATTGTTAGTCGCCACTGTAGAACAAACACATAAAGAGGGCCGTTTGGTCGCCGCCATTTGCGCCGCACCCGCCTTAGTCCTTGAGCATCACCAGTTATTCCCGGTTGGCAATATGACTGGCTTTCCGGCATTAAAAAACAAAATTGATCCAACAAAATGGATGGATCAACGTGTTGTTTATGACCGGCGAGTCAATCTGGTCACCAGCCAGGGGCCAGGAACATCCATCGATTTCGCGCTAAAGATTGTTTTTTTACTGCTCGGACGAGAAAAGGCCGAAGAGATCGCCTGGCAACTGGTACTACCGCCAGGGATTTATAACTATACCCTTCGGACTTGAAGCCGCAGAGTTGTTAGCTACACGCGCTCACCCGAATCACTTACCTGAGTAAGCTCATCGGGATGAGTTTGCTGGCTGCCTACCTGCAACTCCAATTACTTTGGGTATATAATGAATATGATCATAGCAACCACTGCGCAAGCCCAGAATGGCGAAGCGCAGTAGCCGTTAACATCCCGCAACAAGGCGTAGCGAGCGAAAGGAGTTTGAGTGCGCACTGCGCGCAGAACCCGGAGCGTACACGTAGTACGTGAGGAGTTCGAGTACAGCGCAAGCTCAAAATCCACACGCGCAGTAGCCGTTAGCTTATTACCTTTAAGGGCGGTAAACTTTCACATTGGTATAGCCCTGCTCGCGCAGATATAAAGCCTGCAAACGGCTCATTACACCGCGATCGCAATACAACAAATAGTTTTTGCTCTGATCCAAATCGGCAAATTGCGAACTCAATTTATAGAATGGCAGCGCTCGGACTTCAATTCCGTCTAACTTCAGTGGCTTTTCATCCTGCTCATCGGGCGCACGGATATCCAGCAACACATCGGTATCCGCCAGCTCGGCGACAGTTTCAACTTCAACCACCTGCTCACGGCTTTGTTCAGCAATTTCACGGATATCAACGTTTTTGGCTTCATTTACAACTCGGTCCAAAATGGAGAAATCGAAGTGAGATTCTTCTTCTTCAATTTTGGCTTTAACCGCTTTCACCGTCGGGCTTTTTGAAATCACACCGCAATATTCTGGCATGGTCTTAGCAAAATCTTCGGTGCCGATTTCACGCGCCAGATTGATGATGTGCTCTTTGTCATGCGAGATCAGTGGGCGCAAGATCAGCGTGTCAGAGGCATTATCAATCAAACGCAAGTTGGTCAGTGTCTGGCTGGACACCTGCCCTAGCGCCTCACCAGTGACTAGCGCTTGCACGCCATAACGTTCTGCAACTTGAGACGCCGCACGCACCATCATGCGCTTCAACACCACGCCCATCTGGCCATCTTCGACTTTTTCGAGAATTTCGCCCACCACTGGCTCAAAATCAATGGCAACAAAACGCACCCGATGGGAGCTACCAAAACGATTCCACAGATAATGAGCGACTTGCTTCACCCCAATCTCATGAGCGGAGCCACCAAGATTGAAGAAACAATAATGCACGCGACAGCCACGGCGCATCAGCATATAGCTGGAGACACCCGAGTCAAAACCGCCGGAAATCAGAGATAAAACATCTTCCTGCGTCCCAATCGGGAAGCCGCCCAATCCTTCATGACGCGCCTTGATCAGTGTCAGCTTGCCTTGATCAACTTCTAAATGGACTGTGACCTGAGGATGAGTCAGTTTAACTTTCGCACTTTCAATATGTTGATTCAAACCGCCGCCAACATATCGCTCAATATCACCCGATGAAAACTCATGTTTGCCACGGCGTTTCACCCGAACACAGAATGTTTTTCCGATCAGAGTTTCACGATAGGCTTCCAGCGTTTGCTCGAAAATATTGTGCATATCAGTGTAGCTGCGATCTTCCACTTCGAGGATATGGTGGATCCCTGGGACACGGGTCAGAGCATCACAAATCTGTGGGCCAAGATTGTCATCTTTAGTCCGGATTTCAATATGATCCCAATGGCGAACCACCGCGAGGGTATCATCCTCAAGGTTTTTCAATACATTGCGGATATTGGTTGTGAGGATCTTAATGAAGCGCAATCGCACAGATTGACTCTTGATGGTGATTTCTGGGAACAATTTAATGATAAACTTCATGGCGGTCTTTAGTTGTCTGGTTATGGAGTGATGGCGTCGCTATTGAGAGCAACAGTCAAAAGTGTTAGCGAAAACATGCAAGCCGAGGAGTATATCACTATATGATGTGCTGCTGCGTACTAAAAACCGGGCTTAAACGTCACGATTTCCCCTTCATTATCCGCTAGAATAGCCGGTAATACATTTTTGACCTGAAGAGTTGCTCTCTGTAAGCAGGAAGACGTTACGCGCCATCTAAGGTTACGTTTCATAAAAATACCGAGTCGAATAAAACTATGCCGAAAAAAGCCGCATCACCTGAAACCAAAGCTGCCAGTTTTGAGACATCACTCAGCGAACTGGAACAGATTGTTACTCGCCTGGAGTCCGGCGAGCTTCCGCTGGAAGAGGCATTAAATGAGTTTGAGCGCGGGGTGCAATTAGCACGTCTTGGGCAGCAAACCTTGCTGCAAGCTGAACAACGCGTTCAAGTTCTGTTGAGCGACGATGTTGATGCGCCATTAACCCCTTTCACTCCAGATACTGAGTAGCCTTATGTCTAACATTCACTCCTCAGTGGACTTCAATCAGCAGCTTGCC
Coding sequences within it:
- the ampG gene encoding muropeptide MFS transporter AmpG encodes the protein MPNRYSNLFTQRNSLVLLLLGFASGLPLALTGGTLQAWMTVENVDLKTIGIFSLVGQAYVFKFLWSPLMDRYTPSFLGRRRGWLIISQLLLIIAIIAMGFMEPAKHLWWLAAIAVLVAFCSASQDIVFDAYKTDLLTAEERGTGAAVSVLGYRLAMLVSGGLALWIADRYLGWQSTYWLMAGLMLIGVFTTLLAPEPDIRIAPPKTLEQAIVEPLRDFFGRNNAWLILLLIVLYKMGDAFAASLSTTFLIRGVGFDAGEVGLVNKTLGLIATIIGALYGGLLMQRLSLFRALMIFGILQAVSNIGYWLLSITDKNILSMGSAIFLENLCGGMGTAAFVALLMTLCNKSFSATQFALLSALSAVGRVYVGPIAGWFVETHGWPLFYLFSIAAAIPGLILLYICRKTLEHTQKTDEFMPRTAFKTAYRWALRFLTIGCVLLAAWLILLISNALDWTAATQVADMLLLRGIQLSVLGMVLGGVLDYLALRREKLA
- a CDS encoding outer membrane protein OmpK, coding for MRKILIGAAALAAITLAPAVQAEYQWGFANISMNYLDWTRSTTHKSGNSSHKDDFAYIELEGGAGYSWGEVYGFFDLENPFNSKTAQPGDNQRYTFKTTGRYYLGDTGFNLYGHLYGTYSLPSAEGNNYSNFHEVNTLYGIGYNATVAGVWMKPFVALHYVDQTYYSGNNGYVVGWVAGYDFTAFDENFSITNWNELEFNRAERYAAGNGGRDGVNGAIALWWTPIKQFTTGIQYRYAYNKLGEDFLQDGIVYSIKYNF
- the cyoA gene encoding cytochrome o ubiquinol oxidase subunit II, with protein sequence MRLKKYIKNMGMLSLLAATVMLSGCDMVLMNPKGAIGVEQKTLILTAIGLMLIVVVPVIFMAFAFAWKYRASNKSATYTPNWSHSNKIELVVWAVPIIIIAILATITWKTSHELDPFKPLEVAGKEPITIEVVSLDWKWLFIYPEQGIATVNELAFPTDVPVNFKITSNSVMNSFFIPQLGGQIYAMAGMQTKLHLIANEAGKYNGISSSFSGKGFSGMKFTAIATPTQEDFNQWVAQVKKSPNTLNTTDDFNKLAEPSENNPVEYFSSVKPELFKGIIGKFMGDMNMHKKGDDTHKGMDMSQGMDMGEHAAHAGAEE
- the cyoB gene encoding cytochrome o ubiquinol oxidase subunit I, coding for MLGKLTLDAVPLHEPIIMVTVAAIVLGGLALVAALTYFGKWKWLWSEWLTSVDHKKIGIMYILVAMVMLLRGFADAIMMRSQQALASAGEAGFLPPHHYDQIFTAHGVIMIFFMAMPFVVGLMNVVVPLQIGARDVAFPFLNSLSFWFFVVGVVLINISLGVGEFAQTGWLAYPPLSGKEYNPGVGVDYWIWSLQISGLGTLLTGVNFFATILKMRAPGMSMMKMPVFTWAALCTNILIIVSFPILTVTVALLTLDRYLGTHFFTNDMGGNMMMYINLIWAWGHPEVYILVLPVFGVFSEVTATFSRKRLFGYTSLVWATIAITVLSFIVWLHHFFTMGSGANVNAFFGIATMIISIPTGVKIFNWLFTMYQGRIQLNSAMLWTIGFIVTFSIGGMTGVLLAVPGANFVLHNSLFLIAHFHNVIIGGVVFGCFAGLTYWWPKSFGFTLNEKWGIRAFWFWIIGFFVAFMPLYVLGFMGMTRRLSQDINPEFHAMLMVAAGGAVLIACGILCQVIQVFVSIRDREQNRDLTGDPWGGRTLEWSTSSPPPFYNFAVVPEVTDRDEFWDMKEKGEAYKRPAKYEEIHMPKNTGAGVIIAGFSLIFGFAMIWYIWWLAIVGFVGMIVTWIVKSFDEDVDYYVPVAEVERIEDLHHEQISKAGVNHVN
- a CDS encoding cytochrome o ubiquinol oxidase subunit III, with translation MSTETLTNHNVAHAEHGHHDAGATKVFGFWIYLMSDCILFATLFATYAVLVNGTAGGPSGRDIFDLNFVLVETFLLLFSSITYGIAMLGMNKGHKNQVNTWLGLTFLFGLGFVAMEIYEFHHLIAEGYGPDRSAFLSSFFALVATHGIHVTAGLVWIIIMMIQVAKRGLNETNRTRLMCLSLFWHFLDVVWICVFTVVYLLGAM